One genomic region from Streptomyces sp. NBC_01304 encodes:
- a CDS encoding NUDIX domain-containing protein: MSDEHHLLTADVAQVLLRANGAALCVRRNPDATLAPGQLTVVGGHLEAGEPLDRAARREAEEETGVRISPEHQEFVGLVHHHAAGGLDRITAVFVAQSWIGEPHNAEPGKHEGLFWVSMEKPPPDCHPYTAAIFQMLTEGPSYRALNWPSSEGAQ, from the coding sequence ATGAGCGACGAGCACCACCTGCTGACCGCGGACGTGGCCCAGGTCTTGCTGCGCGCGAACGGAGCCGCCCTGTGCGTGCGCCGGAATCCCGACGCGACACTCGCACCGGGACAGCTCACCGTCGTAGGGGGCCATCTGGAGGCCGGTGAGCCACTGGACCGCGCAGCACGGCGGGAGGCGGAAGAAGAAACCGGAGTCCGTATCAGCCCAGAGCACCAGGAGTTCGTCGGACTCGTCCACCATCACGCTGCCGGAGGGCTCGACCGGATCACTGCCGTGTTCGTGGCTCAGTCCTGGATCGGTGAGCCGCACAACGCTGAGCCAGGCAAGCACGAAGGGCTCTTCTGGGTGTCGATGGAGAAGCCACCGCCGGACTGCCACCCCTACACCGCCGCCATCTTCCAGATGCTCACCGAAGGCCCCTCGTACCGGGCGTTGAACTGGCCCAGCTCGGAGGGCGCCCAGTGA